From a single Cytophagales bacterium WSM2-2 genomic region:
- a CDS encoding ubiquinol-cytochrome c reductase: MNYWLVKTEPGTYSCDDLMRDKKTTWDGVRNFQARNNLKAMKKGDLAFVYHSGEDKAIVGIAEITKEFFPDPKDKEWIAVEIGYKKKLKSPVSLSMIKADKRLSNMYLVRAARLSVQAVKKEEFDLVMTMSEA; encoded by the coding sequence ATGAACTACTGGCTTGTAAAAACTGAACCCGGAACTTACTCTTGCGATGATTTGATGCGTGATAAGAAAACCACGTGGGATGGGGTACGCAATTTTCAGGCACGCAACAACCTGAAGGCAATGAAAAAAGGCGACCTTGCATTTGTCTACCATAGTGGTGAGGACAAAGCAATCGTTGGTATCGCCGAGATCACCAAAGAATTTTTTCCAGATCCGAAAGATAAAGAGTGGATTGCCGTGGAGATTGGATATAAGAAAAAATTAAAAAGCCCGGTTAGCCTGAGTATGATCAAAGCAGACAAACGGTTGTCAAACATGTACCTGGTTCGGGCTGCCCGCTTGTCGGTACAAGCCGTGAAGAAAGAGGAGTT
- a CDS encoding glycosyl hydrolase gives MKVLVIRFSSIGDIVLTTPVPRCLKTQLDNVEVHYATKAQYKSILESNPYIDKLFLLNDDLAVLTEELKKENYDVVIDLHNNLRTRILKWKLGVKAFSFNKLNIEKWLMVNLKINKLPDVHIVDRYLATTESLGIKNDALGLDYFIPEKDEVPWDWFPETHQRGFVAYAIGAQHETKKLPLDRMIELCRKINRPITLLGGKEDFENAEKIKAAFENENPGVIFNACGKFNLNQSADAVRKAEIVFSHDTGLMHIAAALKKEVYSIWGNTIPAFGMYPYRTKFHSMENKNLGCRPCSKIGYHKCPKGHFKCMNDMQFDFTLK, from the coding sequence ATGAAGGTATTGGTCATCCGTTTCTCTTCCATTGGAGACATAGTTCTTACAACGCCAGTGCCACGTTGCCTCAAGACTCAATTGGACAACGTGGAGGTGCATTACGCGACCAAAGCACAGTACAAATCGATTTTGGAAAGCAACCCTTACATCGACAAACTCTTTCTGTTGAATGATGATCTGGCGGTATTGACTGAAGAATTAAAGAAGGAGAACTATGATGTGGTGATAGACCTTCACAATAACCTGCGCACGCGTATCCTTAAATGGAAGCTGGGTGTAAAAGCATTTAGTTTCAACAAGCTCAATATCGAGAAGTGGCTGATGGTGAATCTGAAAATCAACAAGCTTCCCGATGTTCACATAGTTGACCGCTACCTCGCTACTACGGAATCATTGGGTATTAAAAATGATGCGCTCGGGCTGGATTACTTCATTCCCGAAAAAGACGAAGTCCCGTGGGACTGGTTTCCCGAAACACATCAACGCGGATTTGTAGCGTATGCTATCGGTGCCCAGCACGAGACAAAAAAGTTACCACTGGATCGCATGATTGAATTGTGCCGGAAAATAAACAGGCCAATCACATTACTGGGGGGAAAGGAAGATTTTGAGAATGCAGAAAAGATTAAGGCAGCATTTGAAAATGAAAATCCCGGGGTCATCTTCAATGCTTGCGGGAAATTCAACCTTAACCAATCAGCCGATGCTGTGAGAAAAGCTGAGATTGTCTTCTCTCACGATACAGGTCTCATGCATATTGCTGCTGCTCTGAAGAAAGAAGTGTACAGCATCTGGGGAAATACAATTCCTGCATTTGGGATGTACCCTTACCGGACAAAATTTCATTCAATGGAAAACAAAAACCTGGGCTGTCGTCCGTGTTCAAAGATTGGTTATCATAAATGCCCCAAAGGTCATTTTAAGTGCATGAACGATATGCAATTTGACTTTACGCTGAAGTAA
- the purF gene encoding amidophosphoribosyltransferase yields MSDTILHECGIALIRLRKPLSYYIDKYGPTYAMNKMYILMEKQHNRGQDGAGIANIKIDQKPGFRFFSRYRSIKAQPVAHLFKKIAKKYKKAQKEGKSKFRDEQWMKENVAFSGELWLGHLRYGTHGINNIESVHPFLRQNNWRSRNLVMAGNFNMTNVDELFDILVDLGQHPKEKVDTVTVMEKIGHFLDEEVQDIFEKYKDQFSNKEISDIIENELEMDRVLRRACKDFDGGYTMAGMTGSGSAFVVRDPSGIRPAYFYANDEIVVVASEKPAIKTAFNINYDQIEEIRPGHALVINKSGDFAQRQITTPLEKTSCSFERIYFSRGNDPEIYRERKQLGHLLVPQVLKAINFDLKNTVFSYIPNTAETAFFGMMEGIQEYLISKQKDIIIDGKPSVDSLEDILSFRPRVEKIVIKDVKLRTFITDDSHRDEMVAHVYDTTYEVVNKGKDTLVVIDDSIVRGTTLEKSILKMLDRLGPKKIVVVSSAPQIRFPDCYGIDMSKMGDFVAFRAMIQLIKEQGKDYMLGEIYEQCRAVNDGTENFVKKLYKLFTPEEISEKIADIVRPEGMKAELEVVFQTIENLHKAIPNHTGDWYFTGNFPTPGGMKVANQSYMNYMDGKLVRAY; encoded by the coding sequence ATGAGCGACACCATCCTGCACGAATGCGGCATTGCCCTCATTCGATTGCGAAAGCCTCTCTCCTACTACATCGATAAATATGGCCCGACTTACGCCATGAATAAGATGTATATCCTCATGGAAAAGCAGCATAACCGGGGACAGGACGGAGCAGGGATAGCTAACATAAAAATTGATCAAAAACCCGGATTTCGCTTCTTCAGCAGGTATCGCTCCATTAAGGCTCAACCTGTAGCCCACCTCTTCAAGAAAATTGCAAAAAAGTATAAGAAAGCCCAGAAAGAAGGGAAATCTAAGTTCCGTGATGAGCAATGGATGAAAGAGAACGTGGCTTTTTCGGGTGAGCTGTGGCTTGGTCACCTTCGTTATGGCACCCACGGGATCAACAATATTGAAAGTGTGCATCCTTTTCTTCGCCAAAATAACTGGCGCAGCCGCAACCTGGTCATGGCTGGCAACTTCAACATGACAAACGTTGATGAATTATTCGACATCCTCGTAGACCTCGGTCAGCATCCGAAAGAAAAAGTAGACACGGTGACTGTCATGGAAAAAATTGGTCATTTCCTGGACGAAGAAGTACAAGATATTTTTGAAAAATATAAAGACCAGTTTTCAAATAAAGAGATTTCCGATATCATCGAAAATGAGTTGGAAATGGATCGGGTGCTGAGGCGAGCATGCAAAGACTTCGATGGAGGATATACGATGGCCGGAATGACAGGCTCAGGTTCTGCCTTCGTAGTACGAGATCCTTCCGGAATCCGACCGGCTTATTTTTATGCGAATGATGAGATCGTAGTTGTGGCTTCTGAAAAGCCAGCGATAAAGACGGCTTTCAATATCAACTACGACCAAATCGAAGAAATTCGCCCAGGACATGCACTCGTTATCAACAAGAGCGGTGACTTCGCACAGAGGCAAATCACAACACCTCTCGAAAAAACTTCTTGCAGTTTTGAACGGATTTATTTCTCACGTGGCAATGACCCCGAGATTTATAGAGAAAGAAAACAATTGGGCCATCTACTCGTACCGCAGGTTTTAAAGGCCATCAACTTCGATTTAAAAAATACGGTCTTCTCCTATATTCCCAACACTGCCGAGACTGCTTTCTTTGGCATGATGGAAGGAATCCAGGAATATCTGATCAGCAAACAAAAGGACATCATCATTGATGGCAAGCCCTCGGTAGATTCACTGGAAGATATTTTGTCGTTCCGTCCGCGTGTTGAAAAGATTGTAATCAAGGATGTAAAACTGCGCACGTTCATCACCGATGACAGCCATCGCGATGAGATGGTAGCACACGTTTACGACACAACGTATGAGGTTGTCAACAAAGGCAAAGACACACTTGTAGTTATTGATGATTCTATTGTGCGGGGGACTACACTGGAGAAAAGTATTTTAAAAATGCTCGACCGTCTCGGTCCGAAAAAAATAGTTGTGGTGTCTTCCGCTCCGCAAATCCGTTTCCCCGATTGTTATGGTATCGACATGAGTAAGATGGGCGATTTTGTCGCTTTCCGTGCCATGATCCAGTTAATCAAAGAGCAAGGAAAAGATTACATGCTCGGGGAGATTTACGAGCAATGCAGGGCGGTGAATGACGGCACTGAGAATTTTGTAAAAAAATTATACAAGCTTTTTACGCCCGAAGAAATCTCTGAAAAAATTGCCGACATCGTAAGGCCGGAAGGAATGAAGGCAGAATTGGAGGTTGTTTTCCAAACCATCGAAAACCTCCACAAGGCTATTCCCAATCACACCGGCGACTGGTATTTCACCGGCAATTTCCCCACTCCCGGTGGAATGAAGGTGGCCAACCAATCGTACATGAACTACATGGACGGCAAATTGGTGCGCGCGTATTGA
- a CDS encoding ferredoxin--NADP reductase produces the protein MIETDIIIIGAGPVGLFTVFEAGLLKLRCHLIDSLPVPGGQLIEIYPKKPIYDIPGFPIVNAGELVDNLMKQIEVFKPGFTLGETAQTLEEVDNHFMVTTNKGTKHKAPTVIIAGGLGVFEPRKPPIENLDKFEDKGVEYIVRDPELYRNKRVVVSGGGDSALDWTIYLIENKIVKSLALVHRRTSFRGHLDSVQKVMDMANAGKIELITESEVVGINPNDKGHVGSVVIKHASLGDIVKEADHFVPLFGLTPSLGPIADWNLEIEKNAVKVNTFDYSTNRKGVFAVGDINTYPGKLKLILCGFHEGTLAVQSAFAKIHPNKKNVLKYTTVNGVSSF, from the coding sequence ATGATCGAAACAGACATTATTATCATTGGAGCCGGACCTGTGGGACTTTTCACCGTTTTTGAAGCCGGCCTTCTGAAATTACGATGCCACTTGATTGACTCTCTTCCGGTACCGGGAGGTCAATTAATTGAGATATATCCCAAAAAACCGATTTATGATATCCCCGGATTTCCGATCGTGAATGCAGGAGAATTGGTTGACAACCTGATGAAACAAATTGAAGTGTTTAAGCCTGGATTTACTTTGGGTGAGACAGCTCAGACATTAGAGGAGGTCGACAATCATTTTATGGTTACCACCAATAAAGGAACGAAACATAAAGCGCCAACCGTGATCATTGCCGGTGGCCTCGGGGTTTTCGAACCACGCAAGCCACCCATTGAAAACCTAGATAAATTTGAAGATAAAGGTGTAGAGTATATCGTCCGCGATCCGGAGCTGTACCGGAATAAAAGAGTTGTAGTCTCCGGTGGTGGCGACTCCGCTCTTGACTGGACCATCTACCTGATCGAAAACAAGATCGTCAAAAGTCTGGCTCTCGTTCACCGTAGAACGTCCTTCCGGGGCCACCTGGATTCGGTACAGAAAGTAATGGACATGGCCAATGCTGGGAAAATAGAATTGATCACTGAATCTGAGGTTGTTGGTATTAATCCTAACGATAAAGGACATGTGGGTTCTGTGGTAATTAAACACGCGAGCCTGGGCGACATTGTAAAAGAGGCTGATCACTTTGTTCCACTGTTTGGGTTGACACCGAGTCTCGGACCTATCGCAGACTGGAACCTCGAGATTGAAAAAAATGCAGTGAAAGTGAACACGTTTGATTATTCCACGAACCGCAAAGGCGTTTTTGCTGTGGGTGACATCAACACGTATCCTGGCAAACTGAAATTGATTTTGTGCGGATTTCATGAAGGGACGCTGGCAGTGCAATCTGCGTTTGCCAAAATTCATCCCAACAAAAAGAACGTTTTGAAATACACTACAGTGAATGGTGTAAGCAGCTTTTAA
- a CDS encoding ferredoxin, whose translation MENMIKVTVIDREGKAHVLDAPTDMNMNMMEICKANELPVEGTCGGMALCASCQVYLESDTVLPEQNDSELAMLDQAFHVKDNSRLGCQIRITEEIDGIVVRLAPN comes from the coding sequence ATGGAAAACATGATTAAGGTAACAGTGATTGATCGCGAAGGCAAAGCTCATGTGCTCGATGCTCCTACCGATATGAACATGAACATGATGGAGATTTGCAAGGCGAATGAATTACCTGTGGAAGGAACCTGCGGAGGCATGGCCTTGTGCGCGTCATGCCAGGTGTACCTGGAATCGGATACCGTATTGCCTGAGCAGAATGATTCAGAACTTGCGATGCTTGATCAGGCTTTTCATGTGAAAGACAATAGTCGCCTGGGTTGCCAGATTCGGATTACTGAAGAAATAGATGGAATCGTGGTGCGACTGGCACCGAATTAA